One Oncorhynchus keta strain PuntledgeMale-10-30-2019 chromosome 34, Oket_V2, whole genome shotgun sequence genomic window, gCGATGTCTGATAACGTTCCtccacgcaaacacacacactgctgtaaACCTGAAATTACGTTTTGTCGGTCAGTATTGTTAGTAATTCTAGGACAATATCTGGCCTATCCAATATGTTGGAGGCTTTACACAACTGGCTCTGCTGGGACATATACAATAGGATGAATCATCTAATGAAACGATCAATTACTGATTTAATAATTAGAAATGTGACTCCTGCTGTGTGCTGTTCCTCCACACTGAGTTGTTTCTTATTCTGTTCCGTTTTATTCTGTCAATTTTCCGAACATATTTGTTGTTGTCTAATTGGAGCATTTGGAGGAAGCAGCTTATATGGGAGAGAGATGACTCATAGCAGGAGGGAATGGGattgtaagtgtgtgtgcgtgtgagcgtGAATGTGTGGCTGCTCGTATCACAGATGTCCTCTACTACTTTCAGCTTCTTCTTCGTGTCATTGAGATGGAGTGGCTCTAGTGATTTTGAATGTGGCATTGGGTATTGTTGACGGCAGAGGGGAGATGGTTGTTCATTCGAGGGGAAAGgtaatgactgtgtgtgtctgagggcAGCGTAATGACTGCTGCCAATACTCTGGTATGAGAGCCACTAGGAGATGAACTATGATGAATAGCTATTAACAGCTCTCAATATGCTAATGGTAGTAAGAGATCTCACTATAGTTACCCATTTTAAACCTTTTAGCCCTTTACACTCATGACAATTGGCCTATAAGGAAAGGGTCAATTATAAAACATGCCTGTCCAATTGTCAGACCAAagttgaggacacaacagttcacctgacacaagactgaatccaaacattacaccgTTGATTTGTCAATAACGAAATCTGacaatactctggatacattcagtaacatgataaaACTATTCATGGAAATGTTGAGGCAGGTACAACATAAGACAAAGCTATTACAAGGGTTTGAGTctgaggtctaactggtgtctccaagtggacacAGTCATTTAGTGGCACAATAATGTTTATTGAGGCTTTGCCTGGTAgaaaaggaggaggtggagaacaTCACAACAACATAAACACACTGTTCATATTGACACAATGACCTCCATATTGAACCTAACCACAGTCTTCATAGTGAACAGGAGTCTTTCTCCTCCAGAGGTATATAAGCGCTAGATGTCTTCATATTGCTCAAACAGCTAACAAAGGTTTTTACAGAAATATGACAATAACAAGACAAGACAGTTCACAATTTAACTATAGTTCAACTCTACATGGAAATTCACAGTCACATTCTATATCTGAGGGAGTTCGGGCACAGCAcagcaaaatatattttgcaCATCGCAAATCAATACTACCTGTATCTTGTCTGTTCTCCTGTAGCAGTCTCTGGGTGTCGACAGGCTGGAATTCAAACCCGTCATGGTGACTTTTATATAGTGTCTTTATTTACTAATTACTTCAAACACACACTTTCTATTCTGAAAACTGGATGTGCCAGTAAAGGTCTGTTTTTAGAAACCAAAACCCTACCCATAATAACCAACCCAAACAGCATCCAGTCTGacagctacagtaacacactcaCCCCCTCATGTCTGGAAGACATGAACCCTGTGCTCAGTAGCAGAATGAGAGCTTAAACTAAAGGAAGGTTACACACAGGGTCTGTAGTTATCCCCAGTCCCGATTTACTAGTCTCTGTGGGCGTATGTGTGTTATGTCAATTAAGTTAGTTTCATATAAGCCTGAAAATCTGACGACTGATGGTAGATACAATTACTTGAGAAAgttttcaccccccttggcatttttcctattttgttgttgccttacaacctggaattaaaatgtattttggggGGATTTGTATCAGTTGAtatacacaacatgcctaccactttgaagacgcaaaatatattttattgtgaaacaaacaagaaacaagACAAAAAAACGGAAAACTTGAGAGTGTTCtattcacccccaaagccaatacccccctgggatttttgcccattgcagctgcaagtctcttggggtatgtctctataagtttGCCACGTCTAGCCACTGGTATTTTTGCCCATTCtccaaggcaaaactgctccagctcctaaAGTTGGACgagttccactggtgtacagcaatcttcaagtcataccacagattctcaattgggttgaggtctgggctttagtctgggccattccaagatatttaCATTTccccccttaaaccactcgagtgttgctttagcagtatgtttagggtcttcttccacatgccttttttgcttatttttttctttaagcaaagGCTTTTTTTTGGCCACTCTTCCGTAgaccagctctgtggagtgtatggcttaaaatggttctatggacagatactccaatctccgctgtggagcatTTCagttccttcagggttatctttggtcccTTTGTTGTAGTGCCATaatctttcaattttttaaataatggatttaatggtgttcCGTGGGATGTTCAGATAttattttataacccaaccctgatctgtacttctccagaaCTTTGTCCGTGACCTGtgtggagagctccttggtctttattgtgccacttgcttggtggtgccccttgcttagtggtgttgcagactctggagcctttcagaacaggtatatacatagtgagatcatgtgacagatcatgtgccacttatgtgacttctgaaggtaattggttgcaccagatcttatttaggggcttcatagcaaaggaggtgaatacatatgcacgcaccacttctctgtttatattttttataattttttgaaacaagtcattttttaaatttcacttcaccaatttggactattttgtgtatgtccattacatgaaatccaaataaaaatgcatttaaattacaggttgtaaagcaacaaaataggaaaaacgtcaagggggatgaatacttttgcaaggcactgtagatcgGTATGGTTTGGCCATGCAATCTGgacataacatagtaaacaaAAATCCAGGACACTCAGATGAATATGACATATtacgtatggtatgtattcatttgtggatgtcaaTCATCCcttttgtcacgacttccaccgaagttgttccctctccctgttcgggcggcgttcggcggtcgacgtcaccggctttctagctgccaccgatccatgtttcatttttccatttgttttgtctgttttacacacctggttcccatctcataattatgttccttatttaaccctctggtttccctttctgttttgtgcgtgattgtctTTCGTGTGTTGGAGTTCGTATcctgttttgtatttgttttgtaaCGGGATTTTTGTTCCGTTCTCGGATGGAGTAAATACAGTGGTTTTACTCTTActtgtgtcctgcgcctgactccttcgCTATCCTCTAGATAGACTCTGACAccttttgtatgatatgttatgaattataATTCGTACAATATGTTGAGAATTcaaatttgttgtggctaacattagctaaggttaggagttaggttaaagggttaagtttaggggaAGGGTTATATAACATGCTAAatagttgctaattagctaaaatgctaaagtcaTCCATTATGAGATACGAACACACAACCTTTGTGTTGctaaatgtaacatatcatactgattTGAGCATCCGGACTTTAATTTACTATGGTACGTCTAGTTTATGAGACCAGCCTGGGCCATGATAGTATGAGTTGATTGTTTAGATAAGCATGGGTGTGATTGGATGCACAGTtgaatatatatatgtgtgtgtttttattttttttcttcacagGGGCAGActtgccagatgggctggtccagCCTACTGGGCCTGTCTAACTTAGGTTTTAACTCAAAATGATAATCATCTGGCTAATAATGAGGTCCTCAAGGAACAAAATGGCCAGTGTGTTAGAAATGACAGGGCCCATTTTTGGTCACagtctgcctctgtgtgtgtgactgtttgtCTTTGTCTTAATTTAGCAGAATGAATGACAATGAATGCACTGGGAGCAAAGCCAAACGAGGTAGCAGCAGAGAGAGTAGATGAagaatctctctgtctccttttcctttactcactgtctttctctccttctgccACAAATATTAGTACTGGTTTCAGTTGTGCTGCCTTTTTATGGATGCATACAAACCAATGACTGGACGAAACGCACAAACAgcgcacacacaaatacacatagtgtgcacagaaacacacacaacgaCTGGACTTGAGAGAGGTGATATGTGCATATTGATAAACCATCGCTCAGCTCTAACAGTAAAAGAGAAATACCatgagacaggtgtgtgtgtgactcacagcCCAGGAGGCGGGACACAATTTAAAGACTTTCTCTCAGATGATTTCTGCCCCCTGGAGAGGAAACCAGCAGCTTTGGCAAGAATTCCACAAAATACCCTTTGCTTTCACAAGAACTGAAAATATCAGTTTCAGGCTGTGATTCACTGATGTTACCATGCTGGCTTGTTCATTGGTCTTGGACCCTCCACTCGGGCAGGGGTCAGTATATGCTTCACAGatggatcagaacaccagatgCTCCTGGATGCTTCTAACATCAtaataagcacacacacacacacacacacacacgctgatgacaagtacacacatacacatacacacatacactgatgACACTTGTTTATGACAAAAGTAAGTTCTCCCATCGAGGGAAGGTGCTTTCTGTTCTGGAAGATCTGATCTGTCAACCAACAGTCATAAGGTTGCTATGAACACTTATAAGGTCACTATTAACACTCATAGTGGCGCTACAGACACTCATAGCAGCACAATGAATACCCTTAacatagtgtatgtgtgtgtatgatcACAGTGCCAGAGGGAGAAGGTTGCTTCATTCCCATTAGCACATTCATTTGAACAGCATGGGAAGGGACTTAACTCTTTACTAACCAATCAAAGTCTAGCCATGGTCGTCATCAGTCCAATCACAGTCTGGTGGTGAGGAGATTGTCAAAACAAAGACAACACCAGTCAGACAGACTAAGTGTTGGGTCTCAGCCATCCAGTCCCATGTtgggggtcagggtcaggggttGAAAGTCAGGGGTCAAGGCAGGCCAACTTGTTTGCAGCTGGAGTCCCAGAGGCCGCGATGGAGCTGTGGGTCGTAGGTGTTTGGTGATGTCATCTCTGTGCACCCATTGCTCCAGTAggctcctccctccccctccagagatggagacagagcgGTGTAGAGGACCGTGGACGCTCTCTGGGACGGGCTCTGGGGGCACAACACAAACTGTCAGACTGTTATACATAACGCATGCACCCAGGCacgcacacacggacacacacacacgcacacaatgaggctgttatataaacacacacaaccagcagAGCTTCACTGGCAGAAAGATACAGCTAGATCTAAACCCTAACAACAAAAGCCTACAGTATTTCTACAACAACATGAGGGAGGGACTGACTTCAACCTATTTCTACGTGAGACTCtgataaacagtgtgtgtgtgtgtatgtgtatgtgtatgtgtatgtgtgtgcgtgtgcgtgtgcgtgtgcgtgtgtgcgtgtgtgtgtgtgcgtgtgtgtatgcgtgtgtgtgtgtgtgtgtattaatgtgatagTGCTGAGGAGCCTGTTATTAATGGTGCATTTGTAGTTGCATGGCAGAGGCTCCCTAAAGGTCATTTACTTAGGCAACTGCCTGTAGTGATTACACTCTCTAACACCCACTCAGCACAAACAGGGCTGTCTCGTTCCATCCCAtcctccagacacacacagggctgtctcgttccatcccatcctccagacacacacagggctgtctccttccatcccatcctccagacacacacagggctgtCTCCTTTAATCCCAtcctccagacacacacagcgCTGTCTCCTTTAATCCCAtcctccagacacacacagggctgtctccttccatcccatcctccagacacacacagggctgtctccttccatcccatcctccagacacacatacagacacacatagggctgtctccttccatcccatcctccagacacacacagggctgtctccttccatcccatcctccagacacacacagggctgtctccttccatcccatcctccagacacacacagggctgtctccttccatcccatcctccagacacacacagggctgtctccttccatcccatcctccagacacacacagggctgtctccttccatcccatcctccagacacacacagggctgtCTCCTTTAATCCCAtcctccagacacacacagggctgtctccttccatcccatcctccagacacacacagggctgtctccttccatcccatcctccagacacacacagggctgtCTCCTTTAATCCCAtcctccagacacacacagggctgtctccttccatcccatcctccagacacacacagggctgtCTCCTTCCATCCCATCCTGCAGACATTAACAGGGCCTCCAGGCCAATGCTTTAAGATATGAAACACAATCTAAAATAACCCCAATGAAATGGACAACTATTTAGTTAGCAACAAGCAAATGTTTTAACATTTAATTTtgtgtttgtgtctttgtgtctgtgtgtgtgggtgtgtctatgtgtgcatgcgtgtgtgtctgtgtgtgttggtagagcatggcgcttgcaacaccagggttgtgggttcgattccaatgggggaccagtacgaaaaagtaccaaaatgtatgcactcacaactgtaagtcactctggataagaatgtctgctaaatgcCTCAACTGTAAAAGACAGAGTCATTGATTCATGCATATCTTATGGAGATTCTGAACATTCTCATCTTTCTTAAACTTGGCAAGttttccctcttcatctctctttcccttcacttctctctctttctctctctctgcctaaaAATACACTCTGAAGTCAGTATGGTACTGAAATGCCACATTTTAAGATACTTATTCTGTAATTAACTTCTTGAATAAATCATTCCGATTTATTCTGAAAACTTTGACAGTAGTCAGATACAGGAAATTCAATGGTAGCCATATAACTCTATGCACAATGATGACTTTTAACAATTCCACAGAAcagtttacaaaaacacatttacatgaAGAACAGTGCATATGCAAAGTTTGGTCACAGAATGATggcacaaacagcacaaacagtcattttgcatctgcactgttcagTAAATGTGCAGTGGAATgttcagtggaaattgttaaaaggagtccttgtgcatagagttgtaggtttgtttaactttacaatcattggtttttgtttggcataaatgtataaagtgaaaaatctgagtctcAGCATCATTCTGTTTCTGTGTAATTGACAATACTCGattagcactgtgtgtgtgtgtgtgtgtgtgtgtgtgtgtgtgtgtgtgtgtgtgtgtgtgtgtgtgtgtgtgtgtgtgtgtgtgtgtgtgtgtgtgtgtgtgtgtgtgtgtgtgtgtgtgtgtaccctaaaGAGCAGGTGTGCGATGGCTGTCTGTGCGAGGCGGGCGGTGGGGAAGAGGTGGCAGTAGAGTGAAGTGTCGACCATCCCAGGGTCCACTGCCCATGAGCTCACTGAAAACCCTCCTCTATCCAGCCTCTGTTgcaggtgggaggaaaataacaGTAGTGCCAGCTTACTCTGGGAGTACGCCGCATGGGCCGAATAACACTGCCTGAAGActgaaagagaggggggagagaaatgTTGAAAAAAGGTCTGGAGTGGGAGGAAATTAGGagaggaaggtgtgtgtgtatgtgatgcgtgggttgactcataacccgtAGTCCCCACGGTTATATCCGCTGGGCGTGTGGGtttagggtcatgaaatattATGTGGATGAAGGGTGGCTGGATTGTGCAATTTAAATCTATAGGTTTTTCTATCATTATTTTAGGCTATCTGGTATTAGTGCATAAGCCTAAGCTTTAGGGCCTAACTGTACACACGCCAAATAGCCTACACACCAATCGCCAAATGCATTTGGGAAAGGGCAGAAAAAGTTCATGTCAATCCACGGAAACAAGAAGGACAATGTCAGAGTTTAATTCAGTAAGAGAAAAGCTGCAAAATGGAGTGGAAGATCAAGAGACAGGAGGGCCGAAAAAGTCATGTTTGGGATAGATTTGGTGAAGTGGTGAAAGAAGATGACACCAGGCtatgttatgtgtgatgattgtgatgATTTCTTCCCGGTCCCTAAATGTCTTTGCGCCCAGAAAgaagcagagatgacagagaaAACATTACtgatgtcaactagattgaagcattcattGTATCGATTTATGACATTCTGTTGACCGAGcgtttatttagtcttctagggcaacataatgagtgaagagaagctgcatgtaacTAATTAtagatggggcggcaggtagcctagtggttagagcgttggacaaggtaaaaatctgtagttttgcccctgaacaaggcagttaacctactgttcctaggccgtcattgaaaataagaatttgttcttaattgacttgcttagttaaataaaggttaaaaaaataaataaatagacaaGTTGATTAACAAATAGCCTACcgaaatgtcagaaattataagcagaaacatcTCTACAATCAGGCAGAAAGATTGTCCAAAAAAATTGTTATGCCTGCAGCGCATGTTCTATATTAGTGGGTTAGGGACGGGTGCGTGCCTCAGATGTTCACTTTATCACATATACTCGGGCAGTTGCGGATGGGTAATTAGTAATTgcgggcaggtgcaggtgaaCAAACAGCTCACCCGTGCcccactagtgtgtgtgtgtgtgtgtgtgtgtgtgtgtgtgtgtgtgtgtgtgtgtgtgtgtgtgtgtgtgtgtgtgtgtgtgtgtgtgtgtgtgtgtgtgtgtgtgtgtgtgtgtgtgtgtgtgtgtgtgtgtgtgtgtgtgtgtgtgtgtgtgtgtgtgtgtgtgtgtgtgtgtgtgcctgtttagCAGGCTGTCTAGTTGTATCTCTCCAGCACCATGAGCGGACGAGGAGAGGGTGACAACACGTGAGCAGGAACCACGTTTCCCAGAATGCTTTAATGTGTCTAACAGCAGCAAGGTCAACAGGAAGTGACCTAGGTAGTTGACCCCAAAGTGACGCTCAAAGCCCTCCTCTGTACGACCCTCAGGGACCAACATGACCGCCGCTGCACGTGTGCACAAACACAAATAGTTAAGACACAGTTCATTTAAGCGTATAGGTTGgcagattgattggttgattgtgTGTCACTCACCATTGTTGACTAAGATGTGCAGCGGTAGGCCTCGTCTCTTGATACTCTGGACAAATTGCCTGACTGACTGCAAAGATGCCAGATTCAACTGATCAAACTCCactgaaaacacaaaacacacacacaccattcattTAAATACAatacacagtacagatataatatcttaatttgattaccctgttgcaggagaactttcctgcaatacagaacattttaaatgtgtagtgtagtttaggtttaaaaaggcttctgaagtttgtaatttccacttagaaatttcagacttggttttcccttacgaaaaatgtatcaacccttacAAAAATCACTATTAATTATAATCCATTTAATAATTCCCATTacttgttgctgcaggattaatctcctgctgtagcaaactggctcaaattaagatcctacatctgtaaataCACATATACGGGTAGAAGGTCCTATAGGCCGATCATTTGAgcacacagaaacaaacaaacacacacacacagcataatcAGCACTcttgtaaaaaacaaacaaattctGCTAACTGTGTCTGTAGTGGAAAATCAAAGCAGCATCAATGTATTAATCTAATACAGTAGGCTCTTCTCTAATAGAGAACACAAACTGCTGCTAGCTTCATACACATTATACTACATGATACCAATACCTCCTCCTAACATCTCATACAGTAAGTATTCTGCAGCAGCAACGCAGGCAGGACTTGCTGTAGgacctctgctctgtgtgtgttgtgtgtgtgtctgcgtgtgtgacTTTCAGAGTCCAAAATAGCCTTTCACAATGGATGATTTTTAGTCCAGGGCTAAACTTATCCTGGGTTAAAAGTAGCCTAGGGCTACCCTTGTTTCACACTAGCATTAGTTTACCTAGGGTGAAACCAAAATGTCCAGCTTGAAAAGCCCTAGTCCTCTGGCTATGTGCGTGTGAGGactatttgtgtttgtgtgtgtgtgtttgtgtgtttcataCACAGGCTAAGCCAGGGTTTGATACTGATATGAGAATAATTTAACTAATGCCAAATTCCAGTCCTAACCTTGTGTGCTTATAGCTAGCTTTGCTTCTGTCTGaatgcctgcctgcctttctgtccctctctgtccccatgtccccAACCTGTCATCCTGTCTTTCTGAGTATGTGCAGATTTTGCTATAAAGTGGTGGTGTTTTGATTGGCTCTGGCAAAACATAACAAGCCTTTGGTGTACATGTGCTTTGCTATTTTCCTCTCAACAATTGGGCATTTAGGGCACACTCCACTCCTTTCCTCCTAtcctttccacccctcctcttcatctctcccttccactcCACCTTTTCTACCTGTGATAATTACAACGAGGATCTGGGCTCCATGCCAGAGAGATAAGCACATTTTACACCTACAAGCTTTTCATTCTGTTAATGTACCCAGTGCTACTCCACTCTGACCCAATACACTACTGCACCACTGCTACAGTCCATATCAAATGCACTGTTAATACACTACTGTCTATCAAATGTAGCCTAGCTACTGCAGTGTTACATTTAATATAGTGTCCAGTCATGACTCACAAAAGTAGGTGGGTAAATTCTGAGCACCTATCAAGATGACGGTAGGCAGATAACTAAACTTTAATACAAAAAAACGCTAATAGGTGGTTAAACACTTTTCACTATTCAGTGCTCTGCTTGCTTACATTTATCCTCCATTACACCActggttaacacactgttccctttCAATCAATGACTCTGTATACAATACTATGGGGAGTCACTGACCAACAGCCCGAGGGATGCCAAGCCCGCCCCCAGAAGCATCCATTTCCTAAATTCTTTTGCTTTTCAGCTC contains:
- the LOC118366634 gene encoding dehydrogenase/reductase SDR family member on chromosome X-like — translated: MQSFLSPVNKAILVALFIFAILLILYVILWLYLLGLRVLMNQLICRPFTLPELALQHGKVAIVTGGTRGIGYETSRHMASLGAQIIIVGQNELKGVSAVKRICEENREAKVEFDQLNLASLQSVRQFVQSIKRRGLPLHILVNNAAVMLVPEGRTEEGFERHFGVNYLGHFLLTLLLLDTLKHSGKRGSCSRVVTLSSSAHGAGEIQLDSLLNRQCYSAHAAYSQSKLALLLFSSHLQQRLDRGGFSVSSWAVDPGMVDTSLYCHLFPTARLAQTAIAHLLFRSPSQRASTVLYTALSPSLEGEGGAYWSNGCTEMTSPNTYDPQLHRGLWDSSCKQVGLP